The window ATATGTTGATTATGTTTTTAATCGGTTCGAAAAACTGAGGACCTGTTCCTTGACTTTGGTCCAATCCGTGTATTCATGGTCTTTGTCCGTATCCACGGACCCTCCTTCTTTTTTGGCAATGGAACGCATGATCAGTTTTTTGAAATAATTATATTTTGTGTATTTCAAAGCTCCGGCGATATGCCAAACGGTCGCAGTGTTCCATTGCATTTCTTTCAAAAAGTCCTCGGCTACCTGCGTTATCTCTTCGTGTTCCTCTTTAATGGAAGATGCCATGGCCATACTCACTGAAAAAAAAGCTGTGGGCATGCTATTCAAGGTATCTAAATGCTCTAGCACATAATCCTTGATCAAGGTGTTGTACTTCTGCACATGTACGGAGCTCCCGATAAGGGCAGCGTCAAAATCGTTCGGGGCAGGAGGTTCCTCCACAGCGTTGGCAATAGCTACTTGATGGCCTTCCTCCTGAAGGACCTGTTCCATAAACCGGGCAATTTTTCGCGTTTGCCCTTCCACGGTGCCATAAATGATTAATATTTTCATGAGAACTTAGGTATTGGTTAAACTTCCCTAAGTTCTTGAATATCTCCTTTAAGTTACATGATTTTGGTCAGTTGACCATCCAAAACCATCATAATTTCCCACCTACAATGGGGAGGGTGAGTGTAGTTCCTTCCAAATCTATGGTCAATTCGGTGCCGGGCTCCGGCCAGAGGGTGAATTCCTTGTCGCTGGAGAATATCATCAAGCCAATTTGTTGTCCCTTTGGGATTATTTGGTCATCGGGCATCAACTCAAATTCCATTTCATAAAATTTCCCTGGAACCAAAGGTTTACTCTCGGTCAATGATTGATGGTTTTGAGGGTCGGCCCATCCACGCGTGATGATGTTATCGGTAATTTTGGTGTTCAGGGCTTCCGACCATGGCAATGAAACCAACCATACGGATAAATTGGCAGCAGGTTTGCTACTGGCCATCTTGATATTGATTTTGGGTATGCCGGAGATGTGCACATCCTTGGTTAATATTGGAGTGACATATAGTAATCGGTGCTCGGTGGTCTCCGCTTTTGCCAAACTGGAGCCTGAAAAGGAATAATTGTCCACTAAGGTCTCGGTTCCAGCATTATCTGGCCTATCCGTAGACAATCCACCTTTTCCTGGGGCACCTGGACTTAGGTGAAGTGTGACGTCCTTGGCATCCGGATTGGGATAGTCTGCATAGGGAGTTGGGTTGTCCTTTGCATCATTTTCCCTCACGATCCATGCTTTGGGGTCGTTTTCTACCCCGTTTTCTACCCCGTACAGGTAACGGGTAAACCAGCGGTTCATCATCGAAATGGGAGGTGGGCCACCATGTCCGTTCTGATGATAATAAATTTGGACAGGCAATCCCATTTCCTTGGCTTTTTTATAAATCCGATAGCTGTGTTCGGGCATTACGTTCCAGTCGTTGAAACCGTGCGACATTAATATGGCCGCTTTCATGGGTTTCATGTCGTTCAGATAATCCCTTCCAGCCCAAAAGTCATTGTAATCACCGGTAATACGATCGAGTCCGTTCTTCATTTCCGTATCACGGATTACTTTATTGTTCCGGGCTCTTTTGGATTCGTCTCCGCTGTGGATAAAATCATAAAGCACATCAATATCTTCACCCAAATATCCTCCTGGAGACCGAACCAATCCATTGGAACGATAATAGTGGTAATAGGAAGTGTTCGGGGCAATGGGGATGATGGCTTCCAGTCCATCGACTCCTGTTGTCGCAGCCGCCAATGGTAGGGTCCCGTTGTATGAAGTACCCGTCATGCCCACCTTTCCAGTGCACCAATAGGCCTTCACTTCTGTATCCCCATCCCTTTCGGTATACCCTTTGGCCCTCCCGTTGAGCCAATCGATAACGGCTTTTGGGGCAAGGGATTCATTATCACCGCCCACGGTTGGAGCACCGTCCGATAGCCCTGTGCCCGGGGAAGAGGAATGGACAACGATATAGCCTCTGGGCACCCATGTCATCACTTGGGAGTTTGAAATAATGGGGCGTTCCCCAACACGTGTCACGTTGGGGTGCGTTCTCGGTTTTGGAGCTTCTCCCAGTTCGTGTTTTACGTCCCAAAAAATACCTTTATCCATTCCTGCGGTACCTGCATAATAGGGACTGGATTCATAAATTACGGGAAGTTGTAGTCCTTCTGTTTCGGTTTGTTCCGGTCGTGTGACATCTACGTGCATACGATCAAGTTTTCCGTCACCATCCGAATCAAACTCCGTTTCTACCCAAAGGTCGTGGCGAATCCATTTGCTGGGGTCGGAAAAGGCTTCGACCACTTGTGCTTCGCCATTTTCGATAATGGGACCCGCTTTTTTGGCCATTTGGCCGTAGGCAGATACAATAAAAGTCAATAGTACGGTGGTGATGGCCCACCGAGTACTTGCCATTTTTTTGATCTTCATATTTCTTGTAATCTAGTTTACTTGCTCCAACGGCAAGAGCCCCTAAGATACAAAATGTAAAAGATGGAATTCCTTCTTGCATTCACCAAAAACATTGTTTTTATTTACCTTTAACCGCTAGATTGATACAGTACCTTGATTTCAAAAACCACCATAGACCAAGTATACGAGACTGCCCGTTTGGAGGAGGTAATCGGTGATTTTGTACAATTGAAGAAATCAGGGTCCAATTTTAAGGGATTGAGTCCTTTTACGGATGAACGGACCCCTAGTTTCATGGTTTCCCCTGTGAAGCAGATATGGAAGGATTTCAGTAGCGGGAAAGGAGGCAATGTGGTGGCTTTTTTGATGGAGCACGAACATTTTACCTATCCCGAAGCCATAAAGTACTTGGCCAAAAAATATAAT is drawn from Flagellimonas sp. MMG031 and contains these coding sequences:
- a CDS encoding flavodoxin domain-containing protein, translated to MKILIIYGTVEGQTRKIARFMEQVLQEEGHQVAIANAVEEPPAPNDFDAALIGSSVHVQKYNTLIKDYVLEHLDTLNSMPTAFFSVSMAMASSIKEEHEEITQVAEDFLKEMQWNTATVWHIAGALKYTKYNYFKKLIMRSIAKKEGGSVDTDKDHEYTDWTKVKEQVLSFSNRLKT
- a CDS encoding Xaa-Pro dipeptidyl-peptidase codes for the protein MKIKKMASTRWAITTVLLTFIVSAYGQMAKKAGPIIENGEAQVVEAFSDPSKWIRHDLWVETEFDSDGDGKLDRMHVDVTRPEQTETEGLQLPVIYESSPYYAGTAGMDKGIFWDVKHELGEAPKPRTHPNVTRVGERPIISNSQVMTWVPRGYIVVHSSSPGTGLSDGAPTVGGDNESLAPKAVIDWLNGRAKGYTERDGDTEVKAYWCTGKVGMTGTSYNGTLPLAAATTGVDGLEAIIPIAPNTSYYHYYRSNGLVRSPGGYLGEDIDVLYDFIHSGDESKRARNNKVIRDTEMKNGLDRITGDYNDFWAGRDYLNDMKPMKAAILMSHGFNDWNVMPEHSYRIYKKAKEMGLPVQIYYHQNGHGGPPPISMMNRWFTRYLYGVENGVENDPKAWIVRENDAKDNPTPYADYPNPDAKDVTLHLSPGAPGKGGLSTDRPDNAGTETLVDNYSFSGSSLAKAETTEHRLLYVTPILTKDVHISGIPKINIKMASSKPAANLSVWLVSLPWSEALNTKITDNIITRGWADPQNHQSLTESKPLVPGKFYEMEFELMPDDQIIPKGQQIGLMIFSSDKEFTLWPEPGTELTIDLEGTTLTLPIVGGKL